Proteins from a genomic interval of Plasmodium reichenowi strain SY57 chromosome 11, whole genome shotgun sequence:
- a CDS encoding hypothetical protein (conserved Plasmodium protein, unknown function) produces MCCCLCGLLISALVALIVLLIMNGIIKLN; encoded by the coding sequence aTGTGTTGCTGTTTATGTGGATTATTAATTTCTGCTTTGGTGGCTCTAATAGTACTATTAATTATGAATGgaattataaaattgaaTTGA